AGATTTTATGGTATTATCTgttgataccaaggcttcaaagacttttcatgtcgtcgaagacagtggagtcaatgacgtggcaccatgatggacgaacagatgatggattactaaggcatccggtagattctttagcttggaaatcatttgacaataaatttccaagctttgcaagcgatcctaggagtgtgaggattgggctagcatctgatggatttaatcctttcaagatcatgagcactgcgtacagtacttggccagtagtgcttgttccttacaatctgcctccgtggatttgcatgaagcaatcttcccttatcttatctatgattatccctggagagaaagggcgcgggaatgatatcgacatttatttatagCCATTTATTGAAgggttaaaacaattatgggctggtgtcgagacatacaatgtactgagaaaggagaactttaatttacgtgtagctttgatgtggaccattaatgacttccccgcttatgccaatttatccggttggagtaccaagggtcgttatgcgtgtccttgttgtgctgcacaaacatgttcgcaatggttgtacaatgggaagaagttctcttacatgggcaTCGTTGGTGGTTAccaaaaatcatagatttagatttcagagttttgtatttgacggtactgaaaagtttagagaagctccttcgcagaccagtgactctgaaatcttgttcatgttggaatttatgaatttcatttatgggaagatgaaccgaccgccaaacacgcaaagaaatagaagatcaaatgatgaagctgatgatgactctgatgaagaggacgatcctaatgaggcggacttgtggaaaaaaaagaagtatttttttgagttgccttattgggagcatcaccttttacaacacaatcttgatgttatgcacattgagaaaaatatctgcgagaacattgtgggtacaattttgaatgtcgacggaaaatcaaaagacaatcttcagagtcgactagatttagtccaaatgggaattcgacctgatcttcatcccaatccacttccaaatggaaatatcggttgctgccttctattttttcaatgtcgaagactgagaaagaagtgttctacacggtgttgaaggatataaaggttccagatgcgtatgcatcaaatatatcttgatgtgttagtgttaaagatcgaagattatattcgttaaaatcacatgactatcacatcttaatgcaagatttactgtcagttgctctacgatgttgtatgtccaagaaggtgacgtcttgtataattgaactatccaataaaatgaaagtcatttgtggcaaagttttggatgtttaagaacttcagaaggtacaggatcgaaccgctttgactttatgcaacatggagaaaatcttccacCTTctttcttcaccattatggttcactcgataatccatctcccgcatgaaGTAATTCTTGGCAGACCCATTTTTTATCGAttgatgtatcccatagaaaggtgttaattaaaatttttaaaattttccttcattcacctctatgcctttagttacaacttttgataatgttgtatatcgtgtttaggttcctatccaaattaaagtcttactgccgcaacaaacgttatccagaaggatcggttgctgaaggctacttggtaaaggaatgtatgaccttctgttcaagatatttggaagatgttgaaacaaggttgaacagaccaaatagaaatgctggactcacTGGCCATAAATTatccgatacttatttgttccaaagttttggagaaccaatcggcaaagttgaaattgcagaattagatcatttatcgtgggtacaagcacatcgatatgttctgtttcaccacgaatcaatggaacctttacggaagtaagttctacaaatttgataaatatttatcaaattaaaaattgtttatcttctaacaaagtgaactttttttaacataatgagtacaaacaaatattgagatctcgttcatgctcccgaagaacacaacatcgagatatcaataagttgttcacataatcttttcatgaatgcttaagccaaacggtatgcaattgGAGCTTTCAtcgacaaataataatgttttctcataacatttttaattactaagtttactttccattcaataggtttggagtgggaagaacgtcatCGAcaaagttaaatggctttcccaaggtccaaatcgagtggttaaaagatatagtgcgttcctcatcaacggattcagatttcatacaaaatattacgaaagattgaggagaacgcaaaattgtggaatagttgttaattcctccattacaagttatgctagtgctagggacaataatcctgtccaggggaatgtggaatatttcggacttaattgagttggattactacggcaaatggaaagttgtcttatttcgaggtgattgggccgatgttaatactactcgtggaattaagcaagatcaatttggttttacaatggtgaacttcgctcgattgattcacacagacaacaattgatagatgagccgtatgtattctcatctcaagtcgaacaagttttttactcaaaagatccaactaatgagggttggtacgttgtactccgtaacatccctagagacttgtttgacatggcagtggaagtagagataacatcgacgacagatcagaaacgttgccctttccagaacaaaacttaaacgataatatccctagtactagtacacaatttcaatgggttcgtcaggatacggatgaagatatttacgaataatgatgtagtaagattttacgattattagttatatgtaatatcataatttaaatcttggtcttattatatatttcaactattttatatgtgttgttatagttgtaattagttattaagttttcaactattttatgtgtattgcagataaaatgcctagaagaaaaatgcGAGTTctaagcattgttcaaaatgatccaaacttgGCAGAAATAAATAGTTAACAATAGACAGTAATTGGATCTTCAAATATtccgattacacctgaggatcctacagaagttgaaagtaattttacatttaatttacatgcgtgttgacttataattgatttatttttcaaattcttatattataatataccatttttcagctgaaaatggtgggatgcGCAgtggtcgaggacgtacgctacttagagatttatacgagttagatccagttgagcgtgtcaaggtatgtaaaaacagttttggtcagcctgttggatcagaagctcgacttttagcaggatacatgggcattttagcacgaaatgcgaatatgttgcctatcaactacgagtcatggtatcaaatgcccgatagtaacaaaaaccaagccctcaataaatattaaggtaacaaaatgttaatgtcatctgtaatacTTGGGaattagtttcatttatatttactttcttaacttgtgtttttcgtaggcgaggtttgctttagaggtctcggatacttatgtaaagaaggcattgggaaaagatggagagaccataaaagtactttgaagaaatattattataagataaaaacaaccctcgatgagaaattgcaaaatgtcccgccgggtatgctgaggtaccaatgagaagatgcggttagattttggcattcgaagaaaggcgaggtatgacgtacttccaaactcttgtaattattttggtttatagtatttactatttatgtactaaaaatttcataacgtaggatcatgaacgagttggaaaaagtagcaggcaaaaacaaaaattcactcacacagccgggtcgaaaagttttgcatgtgtagctgaggcggaggtatttttaattttttaatactgtcaaatatgtataactttccattagataatatttttactattatattataggAACTGTCGTCCGATCAAAAAGTTGGactccttcaactttttgaaattacacataggaagaaagatggatctcctatgactcctgaagctggtgaaattatggtacgtttacttaatacgatttgacttgttttagttatttatagtgtttattttctaatggtttaattcattgcttgtaatgcgactattgttatgttacatttgtttttttaatatatattgcgttcctaactatgtgatttatttattaggaaaaactaaaggataaaaaggggGAGTACGAAatgattgcttctagtgatagttctgtccatcttgaagacattgataaccggattattactgaagttttgggtcctgaaaggtatggtcgggttcgatttcaaggatcttttgttagcccaacccaatattttggatccatttCAGACAATACATGCCTTGGAGTCGAGCTCAagtgaagttcagaggttaaaagaccggatggctcagatgcaagcgacctcgattgaggttcaaaggaaatatgaagaactccagctacaacttaaagcagaggcagcagcgagggaagcagaggctgcagcgagagaagcagaggttcaaaagaaatatgaagaactccagctacaacttaaaacAAATGCGGCATAGAGAGAAGCAGAACAGAGcagaaagtacgacgaactccaaCAGTAGCTTAAGAATATGATggagatgtttcagcagtcacaacttccgccgtcatagtgtattgtataaatatttttatcattttaacttttaacatttttgtaaaaataatatgaattctattttatttattgatattaatattattttattcgtttaatttgaaatattatataaatttattgcttttggctggtttagatttggttgcttttgatttgttgttacaggagggctgaaaaaataaaaaattttattttacaaaaatcccaaaattagtggcgtttttataaaagcgCCCCTAAAAGCTAAAGAGCATGACCATAGCGGCATTTGtggaaaaaaacgccgctaaagaacattacTTGTAGCGGCATTTGTGGAAAAGGCGCCGCTAAAAGAACATGAgttttagcagcgtttgttggtacgcgccgctaaaggtcatgttctttagcggcatttgtcgTAGAATCGCCGCTAAAGAATATTACCTTTAGCAGCTTAGCGGCGTTTCTgagaaagcgccactaaagaacatgacctttagcggcgttttttttgaagcgccgctaaagaacatgacctttagcggcatttatttctgtaaacgctgcaaacgttagcgacgttgtcgatagcggcattttttgcggcgcttgtggAAGTGCCACAaatacctttagtggcgctaaaaagcgccgctaaaggcctaaataAACGCCGCTTAAAACCTGTTTTTGTGTAGTGAGTGCACCGTATTATACATAATCGACCTAGATTAAGGAATAACGAGCATCCTATTAATGCAAAAAAGTATGGGAAGTCAATATCATTACCTAATAAAGCATGAACACTTAGAAATAAACAATAGCATACAACAAAAAAGGTTCCTTTCCAGAATTcatcatataaaataaagaataacaaCAATCCTTGATCTACACCCATATCTATTCCACTTTCCATAAAAAGGTATAAAATTGAAGGGAATATCCAATATCCTACTTTTGAAACACTAATTTTTGACACTCGACATACGATACACATGGACAccattaaaaggaaaagaattcctgaaaatatattaataattgcaTATGTTAAATAGGTGGGGGCTAACTCAGATATTGATTCATCGAAGGACACTGCAAGAAATGCTAATAATACTTGAAGTGCACTCCTAAAATCATGTGGAAAAGTTTTGAGTAAAGCTAGTGTTAGGAATAATGTTACGAGGAACACAAGATAGGTTGGAAtatagaagagaagaaaatgcGTTTGACCCATGACTGATTTCCCTAGTACCATTGGATCATATGATCCTTTGGACTTTGAGGTATTTTCACCTTGCCAAACACCACCTGGTGGGCTTAGAGTGGCTTGGTAGGTTGCGGTTAGAAGCAGTCCTAAAATGACTAGCAAGGCATTGCGGTCATCGGCTGATATATTGtccatattttgaaaaattagtagTGATGCTTTTGTCACATACTTGACAACTTGTTTCTCCAACTTACGTTGTAAGTTTGAAACTACTGGAATAAAGCAGCCTTTCAGTATAGCAATGTTCTCTCTGTTGTTATGTTGTTGTGCAATACCCAGTGCGGTGAAACCAACTTGATTGGTAGCATGCTTATCAGCCTTGCAATTTAAGCATCTGTTCAATTGACAGTTTAGGATATAAAAAGGCTAGAATCAATTAATCATGTCTATGAAGTAAAAAAAGAATCTATGTAATATGAATTACTATCGAAGGAGTTGAGTCGAACCGTGGGTTGATTATGGATAGCGGCTATGTGTAGTGCAGTGTTGCCATCTTTGTCTTTCCGGTTAACCACTTCCCAGTAATAGTCTTTCCTCTTAAGCGTTGGAATTAGGAGTTGGAGAGCGTCCAGTCTATTGTTTTCGATTGCAATATGCAAAGCAGTGCGATTCTCAATTGTAACATCTTGGATACAGTCAGGAGAAGCTTCCAGAAACGTATCCAACAGACCAAGCTGGTTTCCAACTTTACATAAGTAGTGCAACGGAGTCTTACCTTTCTTTCCTCTGACACGAACAAGATGTTTATCAATCTCCAAGAAGCGGAGCGCCATCTCTTTATGCCCTTTTCTAACAGCAATGTGAAGTGGGCTCAAACCTTGGTGGTTTAGCTTC
This genomic window from Gossypium raimondii isolate GPD5lz chromosome 10, ASM2569854v1, whole genome shotgun sequence contains:
- the LOC105775648 gene encoding ankyrin repeat-containing protein BDA1 gives rise to the protein MEMMNLRPSFARKLNHQGLSPLHIAVRKGHKEMALRFLEIDKHLVRVRGKKGKTPLHYLCKVGNQLGLLDTFLEASPDCIQDVTIENRTALHIAIENNRLDALQLLIPTLKRKDYYWEVVNRKDKDGNTALHIAAIHNQPTMLKLQG